In Triticum aestivum cultivar Chinese Spring chromosome 5B, IWGSC CS RefSeq v2.1, whole genome shotgun sequence, the following proteins share a genomic window:
- the LOC123115840 gene encoding nucleoside diphosphate kinase 2, chloroplastic gives MIKPDGVQRGLVGEIISRFEKKGFLLKGLKLFQCPKDLAQEHYKDLKERPFFPNLIDYITSGPVVCMAWEGDGVVASARKLIGATNPLQAEPGTIRGDLAVQTGRNVVHGSDSPDNGKREIGLWFKEGELAQWESVQTPWLIE, from the exons ATGATCAAACCTGACGGTGTTCAGCGTGGTCTG GTTGGAGAGATTATTTCTCGCTTTGAGAAGAAGGGCTTTTTGCTGAAGGGGCTGAAACTTTTTCAGTGCCCCAAAGACTTGGCTCAG GAACATTACAAGGATCTTAAGGAGAGACCTTTCTTTCCCAATTTAATCGACTACATAACTTCTGGACCTGTAGTCTGCATG GCCTGGGAGGGTGATGGCGTTGTTGCATCAGCTCGCAAACTGATCGGAGCTACTAACCCCCTTCAAGCTGAACCAGGGACCATAAGGGGCGATCTTGCAGTTCAAACAGGAAG GAATGTCGTCCACGGAAGTGACAGCCCTGATAACGGCAAGCGAGAAATCG GATTATGGTTCAAAGAGGGTGAGCTTGCTCAATGGGAATCAGTTCAAACACCCTGGCTTATAGAGTGA